In Anopheles arabiensis isolate DONGOLA chromosome 2, AaraD3, whole genome shotgun sequence, the genomic window GCCAGATGTCGCGCAGAAACACGGCCGAACCGTCCGGACGCGTACCGAGCGGTTGCTTCTCGAAATCGATGTCGACCGTGCCGGCCAGTGCGTACGCGATCACCAGCAGCGGACTGGCCAGATAGTTGGCGCGCGTGTTCGGGTGAATGCGGCCCTCGAAGTTGCGGTTGCCGGACAGCACGCCGCAGCACACGAGATTGTTCTTCTCGATCGTGTTCGCCACATTGTCGTCGAGCGGGCCCGAGTTACCGATACAGGTCATGCAGCCGTACCCGACCACATTGAAGCCGAGCTCTTCCAGCGCGGGAATGACGCCCGACTCCTTCAGATAGTACGTCACGACACCGCTGCCTGGGGAAAGGGAAGTTTTGATGTACGGGGCCACCTTCAGGCCCGCCTCGACCGCTTTCTTTGCCAGCAGGCCCGCACCAAGCATTACGGACGGGTTGCTCGTGTTGGTGCAGGACGTGATGGCCGCAATGACGACCGAACCGTGCCGCAACGCGTACGTCTTGCCGTCCGTCCAGCTGAAGCTACCCTCGGCACTCATTTCCGCCTCCGGCACGGCGAATCCCTTGAAGCCGACCTTGCTCACCAGACACTGGCGGAAGTCTTGCTGCATCTCGCTGACGGCCACCCGGTCATGGGGACGCTTTGGTCCAGAAACGGACGTAACGACGCTCGCGAGATCCAGCTCGACGATCTGCGTAAAGACCGGATCCTGCTCGGCATTGCCGAAATCGCGCAGCTGATCCGTGGCTTTCAGGTACGCCTCGATCACGCGCACCTTCTCCTCCGCCCGGTTCGTCTGGCGCAGATAGTCCAGCGCGTTCTTGTCCACCGGGAAATAACCGACCGTGGCACCGTACTCCGGGCACATGTTGCTGATGGTGGCCCGATCCGCAATGGACAGTTCGCTCACGCCCGGGCCAAAGAACTCAACGAACTTCCCCACCACACCGATCTGGCGCAGATGCTTCGTGATGGTCAGCACAAGATCGGTGGACGTGACGAGCGGGTTCAGCTTGCCCACCAGCTTGTAGCCGATCACCtccggcagcagcatcgaGATCGCCTGACCGAGCATAACCGCCTCGGCCTCGATGCCACCGACACCCCATCCGACCACACCGAGCCCATTGATCATGGTGGTGTGCGAGTCCGTACCGACGACACTGTCCGGGTACAGCATCCGCGCTGCGCCCTCCTTCGCCGCGTCCTGAAACACGACGCGCGCCAAATACTCCAGATTGACCTGGTGCACGATGCCCGAGCCGGGCGGAATGATGAGCATGTTGTTGAACGCCTTCGCTCCCCACTTCAGAAATGTGAAGCGTTCCTTGTTGCGCTCAAACTCCAGATCCTGATTCTTGGCCAGCGCGTCCTCGCTGCGCGCAAAGTCCACCTGCACCGAGTGGTCGATCACCAGATCGGACGGGCAGATGGGATTGATGCGGTCGGGGTCGCCGCCCAGCTTCAGCACGGCGTCACGCATGGCCGCAAAATCGACCACCGCCGGGACGCCGGTAAAGTCCTGCAGGATGACGCGGGCCGGCTTGAACGGGATCTCCAGCTCGTCGTCGGAGGTCGGCGTACCCTTCAGCTGCTTCCAGCGCAGGATGCCCCGCACATCCTTTTCCAGCACCTGGAAGTTGTCGCAGTTCCGGACGGCCGACTCGAGCAGCACGCGCACACTGTACGGTAGTTCGCCTGAATGGAGGACGCAACAAGCAAgaatcaataaaaaaggaacacatTTTCGACCCAAAACAATCCTCTACTTACGATACTCCGGGAATGAGGCAATGTCGAAATAGTGGAATGTTTCGCCATTGACGTTGATCTCCTTCAGCAAACTCTGGAATGGATTAGCACCTGGCATGGAATGGGtgaaaaaagggagagaaacgGGGAATTAGATTAAACTAGGTGATAACGAACCATGCCCCAAAACACTTCCACTTTCATTGACAAGCCTCCAACCCATCGGAAGCAATCAAAGCAACACAACACGATCCACAACGTCATTACGCAACGTCTCGTCGACCCCTTGCGCCCCCCGAGATCAGACCGATTGTGTGTTCGCTTGAATGACTCTGCCAACTTTGTTTTTTCGCCCTGCTTCTTTTGCTTGTGCAGTTCCCTAATTAATCCCCGATGGTGTTATCTGTGATCTGGAGAAGCTTCATGCCCACGGCAATAGGACGGGGGTCGCCATCATCATTGGTCGCTGCTACGCTATCACTGCTCCGTCTCTCGCAGTGTCCACTCTTATCGGAGGTTCAGTTCGAGCAGTGGGAAAACACCCCGGAATGTTCTACCGCCGCCGTATGCACTTGACCGCGGCTGTGCGCTTATCGCGCTGATTGGAGGTTCCTTTCTCTGTTTTGTGGCAGAATTTAAGCTTAATTTTCACTGCCCCATCGACTTACCGGCCATCTTTACTGCGGTTGTTTACTGCGCCTTTTGCGAACGAATCCGGAATTGCAGCggaattacacacacaccaggtgGATGATCTTTGCAGGAATGTGTGCTTACTGCGCGACACTTGATGACGTTGTACGGAGAACGGAGGGGGAGAAACAGTAATGGGCGACTAAATTAGACGGCCAAATGCTTTTCTCATCAGCACGAAGGCACGGCACTTCTGTGACCGTTTAGAAAGTGACCAGTTTTTGTTGTCCAACGCGATGCGGCGTAGGAACAGCGGGTACGTGCACTGCCGACCGATTTGACGTTTGACGCACGTTGACGTTTGTGTTTAAATTTGTTCGGTGATGAATGCGATGTGTTTATGTGTACAAATCGATTcgaaaacattattattatcgctgaaatgttgaaaataaattaatctttaaatttaaattgcttCGGAAAGTATTCATgctttcaaaaataaaacttggCGTTGAATGTGCAGCACAGGGTGTTTCGGTAATTTCGTCTCAACAGTTTGACATTACGTCAAAGacgctgcttcttcttctttttccggTCTCCGATCGCAGTTGTTCGTGAGAttacaaatgaaaacaatattctACTGGGTAGGCGTAAATTAAGTGAAAAAATCTTGCGTATGTAGCACCCGAAACTGCGCCACAATGAATCACAAACTGTTGTACAGTATTACGCTAGTGATAATATTCCATGTAGCCACTACGCAGGTAGGAATAATCTGGCATTAACAAGCGCCCTGCGTAAACAGGGGGTGCACAACGTCATCAAGGAGAAGGCAGTGTTCTTAATCTcatttttccccccttttcttttcccagAGCCAATCGTACGAAGATAAACGGTGCAAATGCATCTGCCCGAGCTTCAAGACGGCGGACAACACCACGCAGGAGGGAACCGACCGGATGCTCATAATCGATAATGTCCCACCGAACAAGTGCAACTGCGACGGTGTCATCCTGCCCCGGCTTGTGGGCAAAATCAAGGGCAATGGGCAGGAGATCTGTCCGCGGTGCGATTGCAAGTACGAGAATCGCAACACGACCATCATCAAGGTAGGCTGAGATAAAAGGGACCCAGTGCGGggattggaaaaaaaaaacaaatacggTAGCATCTTCTCGCTTGGGGTTGAACCTCCCTCCTTCTCTCATAACAAagctcgtttttttgtttggctctTGCAGGTGGTGGTCATCATTGTGATATGGATCATTTCGCTGCTCGTTATCTACATGCTGTTCCTGATGTGTTTGGATCCACTGCTGAACAAGCGCGTGAAAGCGAACTACCAGGAGCACACGAACGAAGATGTGATTATCGCCAGTGATAGTATTAGCGGGTCGGCGGGGGCCGGCACCACTGCTAGCATTAATAGTGGGGCGTCGTCGCGCCTGTTTCGCGACACGTATAGAAATAAGTACAGCGGAAGCTTCGTAACAACGACGATTGCGGCCCGTTCGGGCGACAGCGACGAGGGTAGCGAGAGTGAGGTGGACTTTTTGGCCCCGCACCATCGCACCCACGCGTACGGCGATCGTGAGCGGGTCCGCTTGATAAGTGATTGAGAGGCCTTCTTGTGAACGCCCCGACAGCGGCGGACGGCGACGACTATCGTCGTTGTTACGAAATGTTCCTACCACCAGACAGACATGATGGACACAAGACATTCCCCGacacaccatacacacacacaccagtctGGACTGCCATTTATTCCACTTTCCGATGCCcggaataaaaacaaagcgtatCTGTTTCATTTTATAATTTCGTACCCGTTTATAATTTCATACCGTTTTTGTGTTACATTTTGGGCTTTTACACTAACTCCCATTATTAGAGCTCATATCTTCTCGTCTGCTGTTACTAACACAAACCGTGAAGGGAGAATCGGTGggatttgtgtgtttggtttcgtttgtcttgtttttgtCTTCCACCCCAACCAATAATCGTGTCTAAAACTGATGACgaactatctctctctctactttCTTGCAGGACGACACCGCCGTCACCGTGGGCAATGGGCAGGATATGCACGTGCGGGAGAACAACGTGCTGAACCGGGTCGGCCACCAGCAGGACAAGTGGAAGCGACAGGTACGGGAGCAGCGGCGCAACATCTACGACCGGCACACGATGCTGAACTGAGAAAcggacagtgacgacgagccAAAACGAGTAAACCCCATCCATCACACAACACGCCGAATGTGCAATGTTTTGTATTTCCAATGATCTGCAAAAGCTTTAGGAAGACGGGCAGCGGttattccatgttttttacccTAAAAGCATTGTGTCCGGACAAGCTTATTACTGGAAGATGTTGAACTAAAAGCtacttttgttgttttggtaaTTTATGTATTGTTGTGTAGAGTCGCTAACCCGTATCCCGAATGTAATAACTGTGGCCGGAAAACGTGCGATATGAGTGCGGGTCCGGTCGGTTGAAGAATAAACCAACTTAGACTTTATAGATTGTATGCTGCTAGAGTGTTCTTCCGTCCTTCAATAATGTTTGTAATCCAACTTCATCGCTCACGAAGATGTCCTGTGTCCTTACAAGTTGCTAATCATACAATTCAACGTTGTGATCGAAGAGCAAACGATTAAAAACGAATGAAGCTGCAAGCAAGCACAATTGGAAGACCACCGGTGAGTAAACAAATTGGaagagaaataataaaaagagaTTGCCGACGTGCCTCCTGTGAGAATCGAACTCACGACCGCTGGTTTACAAGACCAGCGCTCTGCCTACTGAGCTAAAGAGGCATGTGATAGGGAGAAGGTTACATCTTTTTATAAACATTGCTCAGCCTGTGTGGATGAGTCACATCAAAGGTTGAAGCGTTGGGTTCTTACTGTTATATTTCCTACATCTGGAATGTTATATGCTGTTATGGAGCCTCCTAACTGGCTGTTAGaagattaatttatttgttattttatatgGAAGCAATATTTCACTCAATTGAATCCAAAATACGAGATTCTTATTATATGTCACCTATGGTTTAAACAGTTTATTGTACAGTAAATTATACCTCAAATGTTCTCAACCAATTCCttgttttcctttatttccccACGGGCATGCAGAGCACTTTTGTTATGAACGCTTTGTTAGAGaaggtgtgtgtatttgtgcttttttttattcgcgtTGTGTTTCACCATGTAACGAGTAAAACCATGATgataattgttttttgttgaatgaTGCTTGTCGAACGAGTCTGAAATATCTTTTTTAGCATTATTGGCCCTGAGAGCCTCGTGACAGTTATATTTAGCAGGTTATCTCACTCCGATTTTCAGGCACCTACCGTCCGATGGGTTGAAAGCTAGTCCGTGTAGCCAAGCTTTGATATGTGGTGACATATGATTCCACTCTGCACGAACAGGGATGTCCGGATAAGAGTTTTGTACAGGAGAGCCTATATTAACCCTCATAGCTGTTTCGGAACCTATCCCATTGCAGCCTCCGCTGGTCCATGGCTTTCCTAAGACGTACGATGCATGTAAACAGGATGATAACCCTCGCAGCGTAAATAGCATGTGATGTGAGAGCAGTCTTTCCATATAGAAATAGTTCCATCCGTTGTTCTAGTACACAGTATTATATATAGCGCGTCTAAAGAATAAAACACAGCGatgtaatatatttttaaacactgtgttgaaagaaaatcaaattagCGGTTGTGAAAATGAACCCGGGCGAGCATTGATTgtgaaattataaaaaagcTTCGTGCGCCCAACGTGGGGCTCGAACCCACGACCCTGAGATTAAGAGTCTCATGCTCTACCGACTGAGCTAGCCGGGCGTCGTTGGTGATAGGGCGCTCATAGCCCTACATTTTATACCGGTCTGCTCAACGGTGCTTTGAGAGTTCATGAATCCGTCGGTACTCCGCACAGACTGACGGAATTTGATGCGTTCCGAAATCTTTGCTTTCCACGATTGATCCCACGGCGATTCTAATGTGTTCCGGTGGAGGGCACACAACATCAAACCTGTGTGTAATGAGAGACAATTTCCCTACCAAAATCGAGAGACCGATCGCTCAATAGTATCAGGCGCACAGGATGGGAAGAGTGACCGGGGACACGATGTGTGTACCCATCCACCCCGCTGGCAAGCTCAAACCCTTGGATGAGTGGTACCCGGTGCGGCAGTAGCGCACCCCGGTTGTGTGACCAACTCATTTCGAGTGGCTGGTGGCGGAGAAAACCTTCCGCCATCACCCTCTGTGCGGGACCGATTGCGCACCGCGTATCATTGCGTTACCGGGGGAAGGTGCTGGCCGCTTCCTTACCCTGTGGGACGCGAGTGCGCGAATGAGAGATGAGAACGAGTTCCGAACACACGACGGGGTTTGGCACATGCGGACGGCGCGCCGCAGTCCATGGTGGCCGCGGTGGCGGCCGGGATGGGTCTCCGTCGGCGAAGGGAGAAGCGGTCACCCGAAGCGGCACCGAGAGTGGCCTTAGCTGGGTTGTGAGCGGGCAATCGAGAGTTCTCCTCCTGTCTGAGATAGAGATGAAATGCGCGGAAACACCTCTTGAGTGATTTGAGGGGTTACTTCACTATAGTTTAAAGTAGAAtaggtaaataaataaataaaattaaattgtatttctTGATCTGTAGAAATAACGGTTGTTTGATGCTTTAAACTCAATTTATTACAGCAAAAAGTGCATGTTTATGATTTTAAACCTTTCCCATTGCTCTCCTTCACAGATCCGGGGTAAAGTCCGAGTTCGCCTCAATCCAGTCTAGATAGTAGGTAACGCGGGCAAAAACCGTCGGAATGCCATTGTCACAACCGCCCGCCGAACCAAAGGAAACGACACCCACCTGCAAGCTTTCCCCGTTGTCCTGCACCGTCAGTGGGCCACCGGAGTCACTGTTGCACGCCGAACGACCTCCATCACCCGACTGGCAGACGTTTTGCGCCTCGATCAGCCACTCAAATCCACTCCACGCGGCCCGACAGTCCGCGTTAGTTATGACGGGATTCAGTACGTAGTTGAGCACATCGGAAAGCCCTGGGTTAGCGGTCGAGTACACACCGTACCCGGACACGGTACCCATCAGCCCGGCAAAGGTACGCGTATCGGACCGGCCCGGCAGACGGATCGGTTGAATCCGGTCCGTGTACAGGATCGGTTCGTCTAGCCGCACCACCGCAATGTCATTGCGCACGTCGAACAGATCGTACCCGGGATGGCCGATGACTCCGCTCGCGCTGAACGTGATGCGCTGCTGGGACGGTTCCTCGATCATGCGGTTGTGGGCGCCCAGGATGGCGGTACCGTTGGCGACGGGCGTACTAGCATCCACCCCGATGTAAACGCAGTGTGCCGCCGTTAGGACGTAGCGTTGGGTAATGATTGAGGCACCACATAGGCCAACACCGCTGTTGAACTGTCCGAGTAGGGCCACTTGATAGGGGAACTGACCGGGGCGTGCTTCTTGTCCGTTAACGATGCGCCGGTTGGGAGTGTTTTGTGTCGCGGTGGTTGGCGTGCGGAGGTGAGCTTTGATGTGATCGAACTCCTCGATCGGACGCACCTCGGACCAATCGATGCCGAGCGAGGAAGAAGAGGTGGTGGGGAGTGGTGAAACACCGTGAAGCAGTGCCAGAAGGCCTACCAGCGTGAGTGAAATTACACACTTCATCTTTGGATGACAATAGGGATTGGAGCTCGGAGGAGTTGCCCGAGTGATGCGATCAACCAATGGCTGCAGGTGTGCTTTTATACAAATTTTGCTGCTTATCACTTGAACTTTGCGATAAAGATTCGTCCAAAATTGGCCCACAATGGAAGTCACGTGCGATAAGTCCCCGCATGATAAAAGCGTTTAATCAAAATGAGATTGCATTGGGAATGCCCTTTCGGGGAAAAACGTCCAGGAACGGAACTTTACTTCGAAGATTGATAAAAATAGAACCAGAAAGCGCGTGCCAGTGGCCGATTGGGATGATAAAAATTCAATTCCTAAGGGAATTCCAATGATGCCAGTGTGTCATACTGGGGGCATTCCCCATGAGAACGACGAAGGAATTGAGATAAGAGCGCCTCTCTCCTTCGAATGTTGTAGAACAAGCGGTAAAGGTAATCAAACGTGTGTAAGCAAAACCCACGTTTTTAGACCAATTTCATCTTCTTGTTCTAAGCGGCACCCTGCCAAGGACTTAAAAACAAGCTTTGTTTAGCTTCTGTCTCAGTCATATAAATCCCCAAGGCCTCAGTTTCAAAATCAAGGCCGCGGTAGGACGGTTCAGATTGGAATCGATATCTATCGGCATAGCAAAAGGCCCGGCACGTATATCAAATAGCCGAAAAGGCAACTCGGAGTGATATTTGAAATAAGATCACAGATGTGACATGTTGTTAGGATGTTCAATAGACGCCTTTATTACGTTACGTCCCATTGAATGATAGGTTATTGGGAGCAACGAACTCTGGTCAATATACCAACCGTCTCCGACAATTGTTAGTTTGATCACACCTCTGGCTAAAACTGAACTACCAGTTACGCTAGGAGTTGGATTCGTCTCGGGTTGTAATTATCTGGAATCAGAGTAAGCCGGAGTCTTCGGTATTGAAGGCTGAATACTCCAGTCAGCACCAAATAAGACTGTCCCGCTAGTCTAGTCCCAAATGATTGGTTTTAAACCACTGACAATGAATTAGTTACTTCCATCAGACGTATTAGCATCGGCAACAATCATCCGTCCCAATTATCTAGTGCAATAAGCTACGGGAAGGCGAATGTGATCTTGTCCTTGAATAACAAATCCTCCAAGTGTGCCAAGTTCGTTCTTTGGCCCTCTTTGGA contains:
- the LOC120895203 gene encoding cytoplasmic aconitate hydratase-like, whose amino-acid sequence is MAGANPFQSLLKEINVNGETFHYFDIASFPEYRELPYSVRVLLESAVRNCDNFQVLEKDVRGILRWKQLKGTPTSDDELEIPFKPARVILQDFTGVPAVVDFAAMRDAVLKLGGDPDRINPICPSDLVIDHSVQVDFARSEDALAKNQDLEFERNKERFTFLKWGAKAFNNMLIIPPGSGIVHQVNLEYLARVVFQDAAKEGAARMLYPDSVVGTDSHTTMINGLGVVGWGVGGIEAEAVMLGQAISMLLPEVIGYKLVGKLNPLVTSTDLVLTITKHLRQIGVVGKFVEFFGPGVSELSIADRATISNMCPEYGATVGYFPVDKNALDYLRQTNRAEEKVRVIEAYLKATDQLRDFGNAEQDPVFTQIVELDLASVVTSVSGPKRPHDRVAVSEMQQDFRQCLVSKVGFKGFAVPEAEMSAEGSFSWTDGKTYALRHGSVVIAAITSCTNTSNPSVMLGAGLLAKKAVEAGLKVAPYIKTSLSPGSGVVTYYLKESGVIPALEELGFNVVGYGCMTCIGNSGPLDDNVANTIEKNNLVCCGVLSGNRNFEGRIHPNTRANYLASPLLVIAYALAGTVDIDFEKQPLGTRPDGSAVFLRDIWPTRAEIQTVEQKHVIPAMFRDVYEKVELGSDSWQGLNAPTGKLYPWDTQSTYIKRPPFFDGMTRELPKIGNIVNARALLNLGDSVTTDHISPAGSIARNSPAARFLSDRGLTPRDFNSYGSRRGNDDIMARGTFANIRLVNKLVPRPGPRTLHIPSGEEMDVFDCAQRYAGEGTPLIALVGKDYGSGSSRDWAAKGPYLLGIKAVIAESYERIHRSNLVGMGIVPLQYLAGQNAESLGLTGQELFSIAIPESCKPHERIPVSTDCGKQFEVIVRFDTEVDLEYFRNGGILNYMIRKMID
- the LOC120896490 gene encoding uncharacterized protein CG1161, producing MNHKLLYSITLVIIFHVATTQSQSYEDKRCKCICPSFKTADNTTQEGTDRMLIIDNVPPNKCNCDGVILPRLVGKIKGNGQEICPRCDCKYENRNTTIIKVVVIIVIWIISLLVIYMLFLMCLDPLLNKRVKANYQEHTNEDDDTAVTVGNGQDMHVRENNVLNRVGHQQDKWKRQVREQRRNIYDRHTMLN
- the LOC120897495 gene encoding brachyurin-like produces the protein MKCVISLTLVGLLALLHGVSPLPTTSSSSLGIDWSEVRPIEEFDHIKAHLRTPTTATQNTPNRRIVNGQEARPGQFPYQVALLGQFNSGVGLCGASIITQRYVLTAAHCVYIGVDASTPVANGTAILGAHNRMIEEPSQQRITFSASGVIGHPGYDLFDVRNDIAVVRLDEPILYTDRIQPIRLPGRSDTRTFAGLMGTVSGYGVYSTANPGLSDVLNYVLNPVITNADCRAAWSGFEWLIEAQNVCQSGDGGRSACNSDSGGPLTVQDNGESLQVGVVSFGSAGGCDNGIPTVFARVTYYLDWIEANSDFTPDL